A genomic window from Rhodothermales bacterium includes:
- a CDS encoding ferritin: MKKAIVEAINEQIQAEFESAYIYLAMSARMEQMNLPGFASWLRIQWQEETVHAMKLFDFMIQRDAEVELKQIEKPSTKFKTPTEAFESVLSHEQYITNRIHKLYALAVKENDYPLQTLLQWFIDEQVEEEENARAAIDSLKLVGDSGSGLFMLDREMGSRSLPADAGA; encoded by the coding sequence ATGAAGAAAGCTATTGTTGAAGCCATAAATGAACAAATACAGGCGGAGTTCGAGTCGGCCTACATTTACCTCGCAATGTCCGCTCGTATGGAGCAGATGAATTTGCCGGGTTTTGCTTCCTGGTTACGCATTCAGTGGCAGGAAGAGACGGTTCACGCCATGAAGCTGTTTGATTTCATGATTCAGCGTGACGCGGAGGTTGAGCTGAAGCAGATCGAGAAGCCGTCGACGAAATTCAAGACGCCGACAGAAGCGTTCGAGTCCGTACTCAGCCATGAGCAATACATCACCAATCGCATTCACAAGCTGTATGCACTCGCAGTAAAGGAGAACGACTATCCCTTGCAGACATTGCTGCAGTGGTTTATTGACGAGCAGGTGGAAGAAGAGGAAAATGCTCGTGCAGCCATCGACAGCCTCAAATTGGTAGGCGATTCCGGGTCCGGTCTTTTCATGCTGGATCGGGAGATGGGCAGTCGAAGCCTTCCGGCTGACGCGGGCGCCTGA
- a CDS encoding WG repeat-containing protein, which yields MTLLYRTACAATLAVVTLGFSSCQSGTDSAPDLGTTETVFFPVVQAGMWGFIDVSGQVVIQPRFERAWPFSEERALVQSGDRYGFIDPTGALVIPAEFTDAWFFSGGLAPVEKDGQWVYIDATGRTAVEPAFRIEASFLEQNGKPEPRLGRTRVGDVYGYSNPSGDVVIEPQYNQAWNFVEGMARVRVDGRWGFIRPDGSIAIEPRFDVAWDFSHGLALVEIDGKYGYINPSGEYVWAPTS from the coding sequence ATGACTCTCCTATACCGTACGGCGTGCGCCGCCACATTGGCCGTAGTTACGCTGGGATTCTCGTCGTGCCAGTCCGGAACGGATTCGGCACCCGACTTAGGCACGACCGAAACGGTCTTCTTTCCAGTTGTGCAGGCCGGAATGTGGGGATTCATCGATGTGTCCGGCCAGGTTGTTATCCAACCCCGGTTTGAGCGCGCCTGGCCGTTTTCGGAAGAGCGTGCGCTCGTCCAGTCCGGCGACCGCTACGGGTTTATAGATCCCACCGGCGCACTCGTCATTCCCGCTGAGTTCACGGATGCCTGGTTCTTCTCGGGCGGATTGGCCCCGGTTGAAAAAGATGGGCAGTGGGTGTACATCGATGCGACGGGACGTACCGCCGTCGAACCCGCGTTTCGCATCGAGGCTTCTTTCCTGGAGCAGAACGGGAAGCCTGAACCGAGACTCGGCAGAACTAGAGTCGGCGACGTCTACGGCTACTCGAATCCATCCGGTGACGTCGTTATCGAGCCCCAGTACAATCAGGCCTGGAATTTCGTAGAGGGCATGGCGCGCGTGCGCGTCGATGGTCGCTGGGGATTCATTCGCCCCGACGGAAGCATCGCGATCGAACCCCGGTTTGATGTAGCCTGGGACTTCTCGCATGGCCTGGCGCTGGTCGAGATCGACGGCAAATATGGCTACATCAATCCGTCCGGGGAATACGTCTGGGCGCCTACCAGCTGA
- a CDS encoding DnaJ domain-containing protein, with protein MPEHKDYYKILGVSESDGTAEIKKAYRKLAQKYHPDRNPGDKASEDRFKEVQEANEVLSDSKKRKEYDMRRKNPFGYGDGFATSGGGRFYRSPDGTYVRFDGGPGQPGSGSGPDSFGDFGGIFDRFFGGGAPEPTGTGRGRSSRLDSETTLRISFDRALRGGRTEVTLPSSERVRINIPKGVRQGFKIRLKGRGQRGPGNRRGDLYVSFLIEPHAELRRDGDDVLAHVRINVFEAMLGTSLEVANAYGKKIKVQIPAGTQPGERLRLGGQGIETETRTGDMFVEVDVEVPKKLTKAQKEKFERAARDAGLL; from the coding sequence ATGCCCGAACATAAGGATTACTACAAAATACTCGGCGTCAGCGAGTCGGATGGTACGGCCGAGATAAAAAAGGCGTATCGAAAGCTCGCTCAGAAGTACCACCCCGACAGGAATCCGGGCGACAAAGCCTCCGAAGACAGGTTCAAGGAAGTCCAGGAAGCGAACGAGGTGCTTTCGGATTCGAAGAAGCGGAAGGAGTACGATATGCGGCGGAAGAACCCGTTCGGGTATGGCGACGGGTTTGCCACGTCGGGCGGGGGTCGTTTCTATCGCTCGCCGGATGGCACGTACGTACGTTTTGACGGCGGGCCCGGGCAGCCCGGTTCAGGATCGGGGCCGGATAGCTTCGGCGATTTCGGGGGAATATTCGACAGGTTCTTTGGTGGCGGGGCGCCGGAGCCGACGGGTACTGGTCGGGGGCGATCATCCCGGCTGGATTCCGAGACGACGCTCCGCATTAGTTTTGATCGGGCGTTGCGTGGTGGAAGAACGGAAGTAACTCTTCCGTCCAGTGAACGCGTGCGGATCAACATACCGAAGGGCGTGCGGCAGGGATTCAAGATCCGGCTCAAGGGCAGGGGTCAGCGTGGGCCCGGTAACCGGCGCGGAGACCTCTACGTCTCGTTCCTTATTGAGCCGCATGCGGAGTTGCGTCGGGACGGTGATGACGTGCTTGCGCACGTACGCATCAATGTCTTTGAGGCAATGCTGGGTACTTCGCTCGAGGTTGCGAACGCATACGGGAAGAAGATCAAGGTGCAGATTCCGGCGGGTACGCAGCCGGGCGAGCGCCTTCGGCTTGGAGGTCAGGGAATCGAGACCGAGACGCGTACGGGAGACATGTTCGTAGAGGTGGATGTTGAGGTGCCGAAGAAACTGACGAAGGCGCAGAAGGAGAAGTTCGAGAGAGCCGCGCGCGATGCGGGGTTGCTCTAG
- the trmB gene encoding tRNA (guanosine(46)-N7)-methyltransferase TrmB: MSIVIRPSDVETPLDPVRLFGRAGPLVLEVGFGNGEFLTHLAERFQDWNILGADTSPSSVVRARKRIRRGSFENIRLYSGDARYVVRNMVAAAGLHRAYVLFPDPWPRRRHAPRRLLSTAFLTLLASRLTTDGVLSLTTDHLDYFEFARQSVAATGLFREEVGEPPTEMLETRWARRWLDQDRPIYHALFCKTADPPKIPGRQEKTEMQHALMRGDLSTVARFEKEAYVRDGATIVLADAYRSLDGSAMIFLAMIEEDDLHQNVVIEARPKGEDILIGVTKFGKPLSTRGLNQAVSCVAEYLAGQGLEVLESRY; encoded by the coding sequence GTGTCCATAGTAATCCGTCCGTCCGACGTCGAGACCCCACTTGATCCCGTTCGGTTGTTTGGCCGGGCGGGTCCACTCGTCCTTGAGGTCGGGTTCGGAAACGGCGAGTTCCTGACACACCTGGCAGAGCGATTTCAGGATTGGAATATTCTCGGGGCAGATACCTCACCTTCGTCCGTCGTGCGGGCCCGGAAACGGATTCGTCGAGGGTCGTTCGAGAACATTCGGTTGTACAGTGGCGATGCGCGGTATGTCGTGCGAAACATGGTGGCTGCGGCGGGCTTGCATCGGGCCTATGTTCTCTTTCCTGATCCGTGGCCCCGCAGACGTCATGCGCCGCGGCGCCTCCTGTCGACCGCGTTTCTGACACTCCTTGCGTCGAGATTGACCACGGACGGTGTATTGTCACTCACTACGGACCATCTGGACTACTTTGAGTTTGCTCGCCAGAGTGTGGCCGCGACGGGTTTGTTCAGGGAAGAGGTCGGTGAGCCACCGACGGAAATGTTGGAGACCCGGTGGGCACGCCGATGGCTGGACCAGGATAGACCGATCTATCACGCTCTGTTTTGCAAGACTGCGGATCCGCCCAAAATTCCTGGACGACAGGAGAAGACAGAAATGCAACATGCCCTCATGAGAGGTGACCTTTCAACGGTTGCTCGTTTCGAGAAGGAGGCCTATGTGCGGGATGGGGCGACGATCGTGCTCGCTGACGCGTATCGTTCGCTCGACGGCTCGGCCATGATCTTTCTTGCCATGATCGAAGAGGACGATCTTCATCAGAACGTTGTCATCGAGGCTCGACCGAAGGGAGAGGACATCCTGATTGGTGTAACGAAGTTCGGGAAGCCGCTCAGCACGCGGGGGTTGAATCAGGCGGTGTCGTGCGTAGCCGAGTACCTGGCGGGTCAGGGGCTGGAGGTGCTGGAGTCCCGGTACTAG
- the accC gene encoding acetyl-CoA carboxylase biotin carboxylase subunit, protein MYNHRFNRILIANRGEIALRIARTCKELGIHTVAVYSTPDRSAPHVRYCDEAYEIGPAPSRESYLRQEAIVDLARQTNSDAIHPGYGFLAENAAFADMCAENGICFIGPPPSAIRSMGDKTAARKMMEAAGVPVVPGTVEPVATADEAATIAAEIGYPVLLKAAAGGGGKGMRVVRSESELEKALASAQSEAQSAFGDRRVFLEKLIEKPRHIEFQILADAHGNIIHLFERECSIQRRHQKVIEEAPSPIMTEALRKRMGKAAVEAARSCGYVNAGTVEFLVDRDLNYYFMEMNTRLQVEHPVTEWITGLDLVAEQIRIAEGESLTITQDDLLIRGHAIESRIYAEDPANDFLPDSGTLLRHRPPEGPFVRVDAGVEEGGMVEIHYDPMISKLTAWGRTRIEAINRMDRALSAYAIDGVRNTIPFCQFVMRNAAYRKGDMSTHFIEQHFEPSELPQLDDSEFAAGSIAAALSTRINSNHREHDAGEPTHASPGWKNRKEFR, encoded by the coding sequence ATGTACAACCATAGATTCAACCGGATTCTGATCGCGAACCGTGGCGAGATCGCACTGCGCATTGCACGAACCTGTAAGGAACTCGGCATCCACACCGTAGCTGTCTACAGCACTCCCGATCGTTCCGCGCCCCACGTACGCTACTGCGACGAGGCCTACGAGATCGGCCCCGCCCCGTCACGCGAATCCTACCTGCGCCAGGAAGCGATCGTCGATCTCGCCCGCCAGACCAATTCTGACGCCATCCACCCCGGCTATGGCTTCCTCGCCGAGAACGCTGCTTTCGCTGACATGTGCGCTGAGAACGGGATCTGTTTCATAGGCCCCCCGCCATCGGCCATCCGATCAATGGGTGACAAAACTGCCGCCCGCAAAATGATGGAGGCGGCGGGAGTTCCGGTCGTGCCCGGCACGGTCGAACCTGTCGCAACCGCTGACGAGGCTGCGACCATTGCGGCAGAAATCGGCTACCCGGTCCTGCTGAAAGCGGCGGCAGGCGGCGGCGGCAAAGGCATGCGCGTCGTCCGAAGCGAATCAGAACTCGAAAAAGCACTCGCCTCGGCGCAGTCCGAAGCTCAGTCAGCATTTGGTGACAGAAGAGTCTTTCTCGAGAAACTCATTGAGAAGCCTCGCCACATCGAATTTCAAATACTCGCCGACGCACACGGCAACATCATACATCTGTTCGAGCGCGAGTGCTCGATTCAACGACGGCATCAGAAAGTCATAGAGGAAGCCCCGTCCCCGATCATGACGGAGGCGCTGCGCAAGCGCATGGGGAAGGCCGCCGTCGAGGCGGCACGCTCATGCGGCTACGTGAATGCGGGCACCGTCGAGTTCCTCGTTGACCGTGATCTGAACTACTACTTCATGGAAATGAACACGAGGCTCCAGGTTGAGCACCCGGTGACGGAGTGGATCACCGGACTGGACCTCGTCGCCGAGCAAATTCGCATCGCCGAGGGCGAGTCACTCACTATCACCCAGGACGATCTTCTCATCCGGGGACATGCTATCGAGAGTCGGATCTATGCCGAGGATCCTGCGAACGATTTCCTGCCAGACTCGGGGACTCTGCTACGGCATCGACCCCCGGAGGGCCCTTTCGTACGCGTGGACGCGGGCGTTGAGGAGGGTGGCATGGTCGAAATTCACTACGACCCGATGATCTCGAAGCTCACCGCATGGGGCCGGACGCGAATCGAGGCCATCAACCGCATGGACCGTGCGCTCTCAGCCTACGCCATCGACGGAGTCCGTAATACGATCCCGTTCTGTCAGTTCGTAATGCGCAACGCGGCCTACCGGAAGGGCGACATGAGCACACACTTTATCGAACAGCATTTCGAGCCCTCCGAGCTGCCGCAGCTGGACGACAGCGAGTTTGCCGCAGGATCCATTGCTGCCGCCCTGTCGACCCGGATCAACTCGAACCACCGGGAGCACGACGCCGGCGAGCCAACTCATGCTTCGCCAGGATGGAAGAATCGTAAGGAATTCCGTTAG